The segment GGCCTATTGCATGTTCCTTCACCCTCCCCTAGCCTTCTCGTCGAGGGAAGGAAATTTGTTGATACGCTATAGAAAGGTTTAATGAAATTAAATTATATAATTTTCCTATTTTGAATTATTTAAATAAGGCCTTTAAAAATGAACAATTGGTTTTTGTATTTGATACGATGTAAACAGGGAAGATTATACACAGGCATTACGACTGACGTTGAAAGAAGATTTACAGAACATGCTGGTAATGACAAAAAAGGGTCAAAATACCTGAGGGGAAAAGCCCCTTTGACGTTGGTTATGGAAAAGAGGATTGGAAGCAAGAGTATGGCGTTAAAGATAGAAGCAAGAGTAAAAAAATTATCAAAAATCAAAAAAGAAATGTTTATATACTCAATCAGACTGGAATCACTGGTTTCAGCTTCTGGAAATTATCATTAATTCTGTCTGGCAAATCAGGTAAAATGGTATTCCATGTTGCGCTGAAAAACGTACGGATTTTAGCATTAAATTCAGTAAATGAATCAAATACCTTGTTGTTTCTGACATGCTCATTCATTACCTTCCATACCCTTTCAATTGGGTTCAGATTAGGACTATATGGCGGCAAAATATGCATCACCAATTTAGGATGCGGGGGTGGTGCTTTTAGCGTATCTAATAATTCTCGCGCAGTTAATTTGTCAACATCTAAAATTGAATGATCCCTAAACAATTGTACCTCTTTTTCTACAATTGATTTTAGCTGTACTTTCACTTTCTTAGG is part of the Candidatus Jettenia sp. AMX2 genome and harbors:
- a CDS encoding transposase, yielding MKVQLKSIVEKEVQLFRDHSILDVDKLTARELLDTLKAPPPHPKLVMHILPPYSPNLNPIERVWKVMNEHVRNNKVFDSFTEFNAKIRTFFSATWNTILPDLPDRINDNFQKLKPVIPV
- a CDS encoding GIY-YIG nuclease family protein; the encoded protein is MNNWFLYLIRCKQGRLYTGITTDVERRFTEHAGNDKKGSKYLRGKAPLTLVMEKRIGSKSMALKIEARVKKLSKIKKEMFIYSIRLESLVSASGNYH